In Papaver somniferum cultivar HN1 chromosome 9, ASM357369v1, whole genome shotgun sequence, the genomic stretch TTAGTTAGAGCGTAGTTGCACAATATCTTCGGCTGCTTTGGACTCAATTTTGGCAACGTAATACTGATTTCTCTATCACAATTTCCTCCTGGCTTACTTGGACAAGCTGGAGGTGCTGTTGGTGTTGGGGAGGCTGGGGGTGGGGATGGAGGCGTGGGCAATGGTTGGAGTGGGGGTGGAGGAGAGTGTTTGGGTGAGAGTTGGGGAGGCGGAGGGGTTGAGACTTGTGGAGAGGGTGAAGGGGGAGGAGGTGAAACTTGTGGTGGAGGTGAGagttgaggtggtggtggtggtggtggaggtgaagGTGAAGGTGGGGATGGTGGTGGATATAATGCTTGACACTGACATTGGCAACCTCCATCATCACATGAGTAATCGATGACAATTTTGTCGCACCCACATTTATCCGGACATGTAACACCACAAGTTCGTGCGCACCGCTGTATTGCAGTTTCCTTGAGAAATTTATAGCCAAGAAATGAGTTTTTGTTCATGGATGCAGCCACTACCTCTGCATAGTCAATGAATTGAGCAAAAACATAAGCTATAAAACAATGATGCATGATAAAACAGCTCAAGTTACGAAATCTATATGCATATATACTTACGCGAATGGCATGACATGAGACTTGTAGAAAACAGTAAACCTAGAAGAAAACTAGCGCAACTACGGTCGCTTTCGCCCTTCTTGATGATTTCTTTATAGGTACCCATTTTGTGTGTCTGTGTGTGTTTTTTTGTAGTCCGAGTCATTCCGTTGGTAGAAATCTCCCTCCCGATTTATAACATGCTACTCGTTAGGTGGAAAAGGAAGAAAACGATGGAAGTGAAGGATGTCCCCATTATGTCTGAAAGCTAACTATTGATAAAAAGAAACCAAATATCAGCATGCATCACGTTGATTCACTAGTGAGCAATGCTGTATGCACAACAAGTAATGATCCGTATTACTTGCATGTTTTTGGTTAGAAAACTAGTTGCTGGCACTAATGGGTTGTGATTAAATTTACTAACGAAGAAGCTTATTTGCGTTGCCTATTAGTAGACTTTTGATGTTTGCAGCAAACAAGTTGTACATTTCATCGAAGCAAAACTGGGCTTCTTGGTTCATAAACTTAAAGACTTTTCACAACCTAGAAATTtataaagaacgattttttgggaccaactttttttttttttttggggggggggggattgTTTTATAAGGCCATCCACCCTACAAtaataagggatgtcctaacccTAATCCTGCGTAGTGAGTTTACTAATTTTCCCTTAACCTAATTAACATTAACCCTAACACTAAACCCTACCTAATCGAGAAACCTAATCTAAAACATTAACTCTACCTTAAATCGGCCGCAAAAACtgttttctcctcttcttctcttcttcttcgtttcaaactcgtcttcatcgattcatcgtcgattcataaaattttcatcgtcaattaatcaatcaagtaTATAATGGTTCGTCGAAAGCAAACCAAaagactcccaggaacaggtccaCCCTTAGGACATCTAGCTAATCAAGTAAATGAAATTGAGGAAGAACTTGAACCGGAAGGTGAACAATTGATTCGGCGTAACAGTCTCAAGAATAACCCTGAGTCTGCCATGGGACCGATCCGCATGTATTTCCCGAAaaacccattacttttaatttgattttcatagGTTCAATTGAAtagaaaatcatcaaaatagggttcatatGGAAGTTGCAGTGCTGAGTTCGGTTAGAACGCTTTTTTTTGCcctagtttcttaaccgaactccctgatatgaagaacacgaagaacagtttggTTCTATAGGATTTAAaactaggttaccgaactctgagttcggttgtttcgaaaaaaatgttgaaactgccatgtaaccgaactctacccttattatcgaaatttttttttccatgtaaccgaactgttataTTTTTACCAGTATGTTGAGTACCCATATAACCGAACTTCTTTTActatgtgtttatgggtgaaaatcgtttctgccgattttggtaatttcggtaggtgagtgagaaacaaatctaaaccctaaaaaaatgtactgcacgggagtactttagattcgagagatcaatctgtacgactccggcctaaaccaagaaatggtcgttctggatttgcttcggtcacaaagaggaggagaagggctagtttagggagggaagcgaagagagtgttgagaccagaacaattctggaagagtagtacttgacttgtatcagaaggtgaaagctttttgGGAAAGCTAGAAGAGTTGCCTTTC encodes the following:
- the LOC113307611 gene encoding vegetative cell wall protein gp1-like; translated protein: MGTYKEIIKKGESDRSCASFLLGLLFSTSLMSCHSQVVAASMNKNSFLGYKFLKETAIQRCARTCGVTCPDKCGCDKIVIDYSCDDGGCQCQCQALYPPPSPPSPSPPPPPPPPQLSPPPQVSPPPPSPSPQVSTPPPPQLSPKHSPPPPLQPLPTPPSPPPASPTPTAPPACPSKPGGNCDREISITLPKLSPKQPKILCNYALTNPMMI